A genomic window from Alkalihalobacillus sp. AL-G includes:
- a CDS encoding SRPBCC domain-containing protein: protein MNSYSIQVQLKSDVQAVYGAITTPEGIKGWWTTDCRVSTEVGGKSSFYFEKLLFNSMEIIELAPFKKVRWKCVEGWSEWVGTEVVFTLSESEEGGTTLQFEHIGLTPDLKCYKMCSKGWDTTLKSLKAFVDTGKGKPHVPKTGVSGVLSRTAFKVFSRQYK from the coding sequence TTGAATAGCTATTCAATTCAGGTCCAGTTAAAATCTGATGTTCAAGCCGTTTACGGTGCAATCACGACCCCAGAGGGAATAAAAGGATGGTGGACAACGGATTGTCGTGTAAGTACAGAAGTTGGCGGAAAAAGCTCATTTTACTTTGAAAAACTACTTTTCAATTCGATGGAAATCATTGAACTCGCCCCCTTTAAAAAGGTTCGTTGGAAGTGTGTCGAGGGGTGGAGTGAATGGGTAGGCACAGAGGTGGTCTTTACTCTTTCTGAAAGTGAAGAAGGAGGAACAACCTTGCAATTTGAACACATAGGATTAACTCCAGACCTCAAATGCTACAAGATGTGTTCGAAGGGTTGGGATACAACGTTAAAAAGCCTAAAAGCGTTCGTAGATACTGGAAAAGGAAAACCACATGTACCGAAAACCGGTGTTTCAGGCGTGCTTTCCAGAACTGCCTTCAAAGTATTTTCTCGTCAATATAAATAA